A single genomic interval of Rubripirellula reticaptiva harbors:
- a CDS encoding PSD1 and planctomycete cytochrome C domain-containing protein, with protein sequence MTTSFRRTATSFVFLIPFALFLSVGGSAVDAQDSKSIDFARQVQPILAKRCYACHGPDKAEGGLKFVDQESAYAETESGDFAIVPGDVEASALIARITSDDEYEKMPPEGDPVSLEEIETLKVWIAEGADWSDHWAFEPMKDPTPPVVADLDWNENPIDAFIYDSLADVGLSPSPQATRQELIRRAYYDLTGLPPSFSRVQAFVADEDPLAFERLVDELLDSPQYGVRWGRHWLDLVRYAETNSFERDNPKQNAWKYRDYVIDAFNKDKPYDQFVREQLAGDELDNVTQESLTATGYYRLGIWDDEPADPLQARFDEIDDIITTTGQAFLGLTINCARCHDHKIDPIPQADYYSMVAFLADVTSFATRGDGSTNNQIDITPPAIAAEHQRIDDEVKRIESEMHDIEQAGIAKMKGPDQRATEGKPRARKKVLDAKLQQFLDADQWTAYQRLVHELADTRMLRKALPKRETVMGLARCEAKPEQTFVLFRGNPHSPSDPVEPDFPTIFGSETPTFPELDEAAKTAGRRRVLAEWMTDPDNRLSARVMANRLWQFHFGRGIVRSSNNFGQLGTPPTHPVLLDWLARRLIDGDWKLKSMHRLIMSSRAYQMSSASHEKGESVDPDNNRFWRFDPRRLAAEEVRDSILAANGSLNLSIGGPSFYPQLSAEVLAGQSRPGEGWGDSPDDQRNRRSAYIHVKRSLLTPLLTAFDFPDPDLTCEERFTTLQPGQALSLLNSDFIHQQGARLAESIGASDLTDASDNPEIVRRTISAVLQRQATEDEEQSGDELIVALQNEYGLSRTRAVQLYCLSVMNWNEFLFVD encoded by the coding sequence ATGACGACAAGTTTTCGTCGAACCGCGACTTCGTTCGTTTTTCTGATACCGTTCGCGCTGTTCCTTTCGGTCGGCGGTTCGGCAGTCGATGCGCAAGATTCGAAATCGATCGACTTCGCACGCCAAGTGCAGCCGATTTTGGCTAAGCGATGTTATGCCTGTCACGGTCCCGACAAGGCCGAAGGCGGTTTGAAGTTCGTCGACCAAGAGTCAGCCTACGCCGAAACTGAGTCTGGTGATTTTGCGATCGTGCCCGGCGACGTCGAGGCGAGTGCCCTGATCGCTCGAATTACGTCCGACGACGAATACGAAAAGATGCCGCCCGAAGGCGATCCGGTGTCACTCGAAGAAATCGAGACGTTGAAGGTTTGGATCGCCGAAGGGGCGGATTGGAGTGACCACTGGGCGTTCGAGCCCATGAAGGATCCGACGCCACCTGTCGTGGCCGATTTGGATTGGAACGAAAATCCAATCGATGCGTTCATTTACGATTCGCTTGCCGATGTCGGGCTGAGCCCCAGTCCGCAAGCGACTCGCCAAGAATTGATCCGTCGTGCCTACTATGACTTGACTGGGTTGCCCCCCAGTTTTTCTCGGGTGCAAGCGTTTGTTGCAGATGAAGATCCACTGGCATTCGAGCGACTCGTCGATGAATTACTCGATTCGCCTCAGTATGGCGTTCGTTGGGGGCGGCACTGGTTGGACTTGGTTCGCTACGCCGAAACCAATTCTTTTGAACGTGACAACCCCAAGCAAAACGCGTGGAAGTACCGCGACTACGTCATTGACGCGTTCAACAAAGACAAACCGTACGACCAATTTGTCCGCGAACAACTTGCCGGTGACGAACTGGATAACGTCACCCAAGAATCGCTGACCGCAACGGGCTACTACAGGCTGGGGATCTGGGACGATGAACCGGCCGATCCACTGCAAGCTCGTTTCGACGAGATTGACGACATCATCACGACGACCGGACAAGCGTTTCTCGGTCTGACGATCAATTGCGCCCGTTGTCATGATCACAAAATCGATCCGATCCCGCAGGCTGATTACTACAGCATGGTAGCATTCTTGGCTGACGTGACGTCGTTTGCGACCCGCGGTGACGGGTCGACGAATAACCAGATCGATATTACTCCGCCTGCGATCGCTGCCGAACACCAACGAATCGACGACGAAGTCAAACGCATCGAATCTGAAATGCACGACATCGAGCAGGCTGGCATCGCAAAGATGAAAGGCCCGGATCAGCGTGCTACCGAAGGCAAGCCGCGTGCCCGCAAAAAAGTCCTCGATGCCAAGTTGCAGCAATTCTTGGACGCCGATCAGTGGACGGCTTATCAGCGTTTGGTGCATGAACTAGCTGATACCCGAATGCTTCGCAAAGCTTTGCCAAAACGTGAAACGGTAATGGGGCTGGCGCGCTGCGAAGCCAAACCCGAACAGACGTTTGTGCTGTTCCGTGGTAATCCACATTCGCCATCCGATCCGGTCGAGCCAGACTTTCCCACCATCTTTGGCAGCGAAACGCCTACGTTCCCTGAACTCGACGAGGCAGCCAAAACAGCCGGTCGCCGCCGCGTGTTGGCCGAGTGGATGACGGACCCGGACAATCGGTTGTCGGCACGTGTGATGGCAAATCGATTGTGGCAGTTTCACTTTGGTCGTGGGATTGTTCGCAGCAGCAATAACTTTGGACAACTCGGCACCCCGCCGACACACCCGGTGCTGTTGGATTGGTTGGCTCGGCGATTGATCGATGGAGATTGGAAATTGAAATCGATGCACCGCCTGATCATGTCCAGTCGCGCCTATCAAATGTCATCGGCCAGCCATGAAAAGGGCGAGTCGGTTGATCCGGACAACAATCGTTTCTGGCGATTTGATCCGCGCCGATTGGCTGCCGAAGAAGTTCGTGATTCGATTCTTGCGGCGAATGGTTCACTGAACCTTAGTATCGGCGGCCCCAGTTTCTATCCGCAGTTGTCCGCCGAAGTGTTGGCCGGTCAATCAAGGCCTGGCGAAGGTTGGGGCGACTCGCCTGATGATCAACGCAATCGGCGCAGTGCTTACATTCATGTCAAGCGATCGCTACTGACGCCATTGCTGACGGCGTTCGATTTTCCCGATCCCGACCTGACGTGCGAAGAACGTTTCACCACGCTGCAACCGGGACAGGCTCTGTCGTTACTTAATAGCGACTTCATTCACCAGCAAGGGGCTCGGTTGGCCGAATCGATCGGCGCGAGTGACTTGACTGACGCATCGGACAATCCCGAAATTGTCCGGCGAACAATCAGCGCAGTGTTGCAGCGTCAGGCGACCGAGGACGAGGAACAGTCGGGCGACGAATTGATCGTTGCCCTGCAAAATGAATACGGTTTATCGCGAACGCGAGCCGTCCAGTTGTATTGCTTGTCGGTGATGAATTGGAACGAGTTCCTATTCGTCGATTGA
- a CDS encoding DUF1501 domain-containing protein produces MTENRKRTGFCGRTRREFIWQSGAGFGAAAMSSMLSRDGFFASSAGASETKFQNPLAAKPPHFAPKAKSVIFLFMYGGPSHIDTFDFKPKMIGMDGKTVDVKTFGRGGHKAGGRIVEPRWKFKQHGQCGKWVSSLFPNVAKHVDDIAFLHSMTADSPIHGSAMLMMNSGKILSGNPAMGSWVNYGLGTVNENLPGFVVMLDPTGGPISGAKNWSSGYMPATYAGTVFRSKGAPILDLAPPADFPEGLQRKLIDSIQDANNRHLVGRSGNDDLASRIASFELAYNMQSTAPEAVDLAGEDAQTLAMYGIDKEGTRDFGTRCLMARRLVQRGVRFVQLYSGGAHNDDNWDAHGDLEVNHNKHAGHTDQPIAALLADLKRTGMLDETLVVWGGEFGRQPTAEYANGSGRDHNAYGFTMWMAGGGIKGGVSHGTTDELGAAAVENPLHVKNLHATILHQLGLDPNHLSYFYSGLEQKLVGVEPIEPIHEIIA; encoded by the coding sequence ATGACTGAAAATCGAAAACGAACCGGATTCTGTGGGCGCACTCGTCGAGAATTCATTTGGCAATCCGGAGCTGGATTTGGTGCTGCGGCGATGTCTTCGATGCTGTCTCGTGACGGGTTCTTTGCCAGTTCCGCGGGTGCAAGCGAAACAAAATTCCAAAATCCGCTTGCCGCCAAACCGCCTCACTTTGCTCCCAAGGCGAAGTCGGTGATTTTTCTATTCATGTATGGCGGCCCCAGCCACATCGACACGTTCGATTTCAAACCAAAGATGATCGGCATGGACGGCAAGACGGTCGACGTCAAGACGTTTGGTCGCGGAGGTCACAAAGCGGGGGGACGGATTGTGGAACCGCGTTGGAAATTCAAACAGCATGGTCAATGCGGCAAATGGGTCAGTTCGCTGTTCCCGAACGTTGCCAAACATGTCGACGACATCGCTTTCTTGCACTCGATGACGGCCGATTCGCCAATTCACGGCTCGGCAATGCTGATGATGAACAGCGGCAAGATTCTGTCGGGCAACCCAGCAATGGGATCGTGGGTCAACTATGGACTTGGGACCGTCAACGAAAACTTGCCCGGTTTTGTGGTCATGTTGGACCCGACCGGTGGCCCCATCAGTGGCGCAAAAAACTGGTCCAGCGGCTACATGCCCGCAACTTATGCAGGAACGGTCTTCCGTAGCAAAGGTGCGCCGATCCTGGACCTCGCACCGCCCGCTGATTTTCCCGAAGGCTTACAACGCAAGCTGATCGATTCGATCCAGGATGCGAATAACCGTCATTTGGTTGGTCGGTCCGGAAACGATGACTTGGCTTCGCGGATCGCCAGCTTTGAACTGGCATACAATATGCAGTCGACTGCGCCGGAGGCCGTCGACTTAGCGGGCGAGGACGCTCAGACACTTGCCATGTACGGCATCGACAAAGAAGGCACACGCGATTTTGGGACTCGCTGCTTGATGGCGCGTCGCTTGGTTCAACGCGGTGTCCGTTTCGTACAACTGTACAGCGGTGGCGCCCACAACGATGACAACTGGGATGCCCACGGTGACTTGGAAGTCAACCATAACAAACACGCCGGCCACACCGATCAACCGATCGCTGCGCTACTTGCCGACTTAAAGCGAACCGGCATGCTCGACGAAACGCTGGTGGTTTGGGGAGGCGAATTTGGACGCCAACCGACTGCCGAGTATGCCAACGGCAGCGGCCGAGACCACAACGCTTACGGTTTCACGATGTGGATGGCAGGCGGCGGAATAAAGGGCGGTGTCAGCCACGGAACGACCGACGAACTAGGTGCTGCTGCGGTCGAAAATCCGCTGCATGTCAAGAACTTGCACGCCACAATCCTGCACCAACTCGGACTCGATCCCAACCACCTGTCGTACTTCTACAGTGGGCTGGAACAGAAACTCGTCGGCGTCGAACCGATCGAACCAATCCACGAAATCATCGCTTAA
- a CDS encoding SGNH/GDSL hydrolase family protein has translation MQRFPLLIAGFVLMVTPAVNVFGADPVFDELRVELRKKWPKNRTVRLVFHGHSVPAGYFRDGNVRTFDAYPSLLHRQLCQHFPTAVIDVCVTAIGGENSLRGAKRFKADVLSMRPDLVFIDYSLNDRFAGLDDSEQAWRSMIGEAQDAGVQVVLLTPTPDSNEDISDQATLLAQHADQVRRIAQDMNVPLVDSYDAFRKRVESGTDIDSLLSQPNHPNRDGHEVVAELLVQLLVPAEE, from the coding sequence ATGCAGCGGTTCCCCCTATTGATTGCGGGTTTCGTGTTGATGGTCACGCCAGCGGTGAACGTGTTCGGCGCGGATCCCGTATTTGACGAGTTACGGGTTGAGCTGAGAAAGAAGTGGCCCAAGAACCGAACGGTTCGGCTGGTCTTTCATGGTCATTCGGTGCCCGCGGGATACTTTCGTGACGGCAATGTTCGCACGTTTGATGCTTACCCTAGCCTGCTGCACCGGCAACTCTGCCAGCATTTTCCGACCGCGGTGATCGACGTTTGCGTGACCGCCATCGGCGGCGAGAATTCGCTTCGCGGTGCCAAGCGATTCAAGGCCGACGTGCTGTCGATGCGCCCGGATTTGGTTTTCATCGACTATTCGCTAAACGATCGATTTGCGGGCCTGGACGACTCCGAGCAGGCTTGGCGGTCGATGATCGGCGAGGCCCAGGATGCCGGCGTTCAAGTCGTGTTGCTGACGCCGACACCCGATTCCAACGAAGACATCTCGGACCAAGCAACGTTGTTGGCTCAGCATGCCGATCAGGTCCGGCGAATCGCTCAGGATATGAACGTCCCCCTGGTCGATTCTTATGACGCGTTTCGAAAGCGTGTTGAGAGCGGAACGGACATTGATTCGTTGCTTTCTCAGCCAAATCACCCCAATCGTGATGGGCATGAAGTGGTTGCCGAGCTGCTTGTCC